The following proteins come from a genomic window of Azospirillum humicireducens:
- a CDS encoding NAD(P)-dependent alcohol dehydrogenase, which translates to MVMMKAAVFVEPGRIVLDDKPVPDVGPLDALIRITTTTICGTDIHILKGEYPVARGLTIGHEPVGIIEKLGSAVSGYREGQRVIAGAITPSGHGNACLCGCHSQDGAGTRHGWKPLGGWRFGNSIDGSQAEYLLVPDAMVNLAPVPDDLTDEEVLMCPDIMSTGFAGAERGNIRIGDTVAVFAQGPIGLCATAGAKLKGATTIIGVDAVPARMEMARRMGADHVVDFRSVDPVEEIMRLTDGRGVDVAIEALGTQATFEAALRVLRPGGTLSSLGVYSGDLRIPLGPFAAGLGDHTIVTSLCPGGKERMRRLMAVVASRRVDLKPLVTHRFTLDRIEEAYDLFGHQRDGVLKVAITP; encoded by the coding sequence ATGGTCATGATGAAAGCGGCGGTGTTCGTCGAACCGGGCCGCATCGTGCTGGACGACAAGCCGGTCCCCGACGTTGGACCGCTCGACGCGCTGATCCGCATCACCACGACGACGATCTGCGGAACCGACATCCACATCCTCAAGGGCGAATACCCGGTCGCACGCGGCCTGACCATCGGGCATGAACCGGTCGGCATCATCGAGAAGCTGGGCTCGGCCGTCAGCGGCTATCGAGAGGGCCAGCGGGTCATCGCCGGTGCCATCACCCCCAGCGGCCACGGCAACGCCTGCCTGTGCGGCTGCCATTCCCAGGACGGCGCCGGCACCAGGCATGGCTGGAAGCCACTGGGCGGCTGGCGCTTCGGCAACAGCATCGATGGCTCCCAGGCCGAATATCTCCTGGTGCCCGACGCGATGGTCAACCTCGCTCCCGTCCCCGACGATCTGACGGACGAGGAGGTGCTGATGTGCCCCGACATCATGTCCACCGGTTTCGCCGGAGCGGAGCGAGGCAACATCCGCATCGGCGACACGGTGGCGGTGTTCGCCCAAGGGCCCATCGGGCTGTGCGCCACCGCCGGGGCCAAGCTGAAGGGCGCCACCACCATCATCGGCGTCGACGCCGTGCCGGCGCGGATGGAGATGGCGCGGCGCATGGGCGCCGATCATGTGGTCGATTTCCGCAGCGTCGATCCGGTGGAGGAGATCATGCGGCTGACCGACGGCCGCGGCGTCGATGTCGCCATCGAGGCGCTGGGAACCCAGGCGACCTTCGAGGCGGCGCTGCGTGTCCTGCGGCCGGGCGGCACGCTGTCCAGCCTCGGCGTCTATTCGGGCGACCTGCGCATTCCGCTGGGACCCTTCGCGGCGGGGCTGGGCGACCACACCATCGTCACCTCGCTCTGCCCCGGCGGCAAGGAGCGGATGCGCCGGCTGATGGCGGTCGTCGCCTCCCGCCGGGTGGACCTGAAGCCGCTGGTCACCCACCGCTTCACGCTGGACCGGATCGAGGAGGCATACGATCTGTTCGGCCACCAGCGCGACGGCGTGCTGAAGGTGGCGATCACGCCGTAG
- a CDS encoding NAD(P)/FAD-dependent oxidoreductase — MRERIECDVAIVGGGIVGGSAALFLRQAGLSVTLLERDWCGAKASGVNFGGVRRQGRPLEQLPLSQRAHAIWGRLPELLGTDAEYIRSGHLKLARSEPDLASLIDYRERSQGFGLGLEIVTGEEFRRRWPALGDRAIGGSLCPEDGHANPRLVSPAFARAAAGLGAVVREQTPVDRVEKEGDRFVLLSGDDLEVRARFLLNTAGAWSWRVAEAFGEPVPLESLHPNMAVTEPLPRFLDVNIGVEGGGVYGRQVPRGNMVVGGGRGFALDADRARPQRDAVLTLMRDAAELFPQLRHAHVIRCWTGVEGYTPDRNPIVGPSRTTPGLFHAFGFSGAGFQIGPGVGQTLAELVATGETAMPLEPFRIDRFQPTA, encoded by the coding sequence ATGCGGGAACGGATCGAGTGCGACGTCGCCATCGTCGGCGGCGGGATCGTCGGCGGGTCGGCGGCGCTGTTCCTGCGGCAGGCCGGCCTGTCGGTGACGCTGCTGGAACGCGACTGGTGCGGCGCCAAGGCGAGTGGAGTCAATTTCGGCGGCGTGCGCCGGCAGGGCCGCCCGCTGGAGCAGCTGCCGCTGTCCCAACGCGCCCATGCCATCTGGGGCCGCCTGCCGGAGCTGCTGGGCACCGATGCCGAATACATCCGCTCCGGCCATCTCAAGTTGGCGCGCAGCGAGCCCGACCTCGCCTCCCTGATCGATTACCGCGAGCGCAGCCAGGGCTTCGGCCTCGGGCTGGAGATCGTCACCGGCGAGGAGTTCCGCCGGCGCTGGCCGGCGCTGGGCGACCGGGCCATCGGCGGCTCGCTCTGCCCGGAGGACGGCCATGCCAACCCGCGCCTCGTCTCCCCCGCCTTCGCCCGCGCAGCGGCCGGGCTGGGTGCGGTGGTGCGCGAACAGACTCCGGTCGACCGGGTGGAGAAGGAGGGCGACCGCTTCGTCCTGCTGAGCGGCGACGATCTCGAAGTCCGCGCCCGCTTCCTGCTGAACACCGCCGGCGCCTGGTCCTGGCGGGTGGCGGAAGCCTTCGGCGAGCCGGTGCCGCTTGAGTCGCTCCATCCCAACATGGCGGTGACCGAGCCACTGCCCCGCTTCCTCGACGTCAACATCGGTGTCGAGGGCGGCGGCGTCTATGGCCGGCAGGTGCCGCGCGGCAACATGGTGGTCGGCGGCGGGCGCGGCTTCGCCCTGGACGCAGACCGCGCCCGGCCGCAGCGCGACGCCGTGCTGACCCTGATGCGCGACGCGGCGGAGCTGTTCCCGCAGCTGCGCCACGCCCATGTCATCCGCTGCTGGACCGGGGTGGAGGGTTACACGCCCGACCGCAACCCGATCGTCGGTCCCAGCCGCACCACACCCGGACTGTTCCACGCCTTCGGCTTTTCCGGCGCCGGGTTCCAGATCGGCCCCGGCGTCGGCCAGACGCTGGCCGAGCTGGTCGCCACCGGCGAAACGGCCATGCCGCTGGAGCCCTTCCGCATCGACCGCTTTCAACCGACCGCCTAA
- a CDS encoding ABC transporter substrate-binding protein, with protein MPSLRTLSLTGLATVAITAAAALSTPAAAQTKTVYIGMNGGTMEKTYTEHVFPAFEKATGIKVVVVPGTSSDILAKLQAQKDNPQMHVVFLDDGLMYRAIGMGLCQKMEPSPALDQVYPSSRMKGDMAVGVNMGMTGLAYNKAMFEEKGWAPPTSWMDLADAKYKGKIVVQSAASSSFGLHAFLMYNRIKGGSETNVDPGFTTWRKTIGPNVLEYIPSSAKIAEMVQTGEAAIFPLTPTGVGTLKAKGIPVEYVQPKEGSVILMVGECVVAKNPDNEAAQKLAAYLLSPEAQLAALQYGAQIPSNTTVKAPADVADEMAKFQGYMKTAVTVDWDVINEKRPDWNQRWNKEIER; from the coding sequence ATGCCCAGCTTGCGTACCCTGTCGCTCACCGGTCTCGCCACGGTTGCCATCACGGCGGCCGCAGCCCTCTCCACCCCCGCCGCCGCCCAGACCAAGACGGTCTATATCGGCATGAACGGCGGCACGATGGAGAAGACCTACACCGAGCATGTCTTCCCCGCCTTCGAGAAGGCGACCGGCATCAAGGTGGTGGTCGTCCCCGGCACCTCGTCGGACATCCTGGCCAAGCTGCAGGCGCAGAAGGACAATCCGCAGATGCACGTCGTCTTCCTCGACGACGGGCTGATGTACCGCGCCATCGGCATGGGCCTGTGCCAGAAGATGGAACCGTCGCCGGCGCTGGATCAGGTCTATCCGTCCTCGCGCATGAAGGGCGACATGGCGGTCGGCGTCAACATGGGCATGACTGGCCTCGCCTATAACAAGGCGATGTTCGAGGAGAAGGGCTGGGCGCCGCCGACCAGCTGGATGGATCTGGCCGACGCCAAGTACAAGGGCAAGATCGTCGTCCAGTCGGCCGCCAGCAGCTCCTTCGGCCTGCATGCCTTCCTGATGTACAACCGCATCAAGGGCGGCAGCGAGACCAACGTCGATCCGGGCTTCACCACCTGGCGCAAGACCATCGGCCCGAACGTGCTGGAATACATCCCCAGCTCCGCCAAGATCGCGGAGATGGTGCAGACCGGCGAGGCGGCCATCTTCCCGCTGACCCCGACCGGCGTCGGCACGCTGAAGGCCAAGGGCATTCCGGTGGAGTATGTCCAGCCCAAGGAAGGCTCGGTCATCCTGATGGTCGGCGAATGCGTCGTCGCCAAGAACCCGGACAACGAGGCCGCCCAGAAGCTCGCCGCCTATCTGCTGAGCCCGGAGGCGCAGCTTGCCGCCCTGCAGTACGGCGCGCAGATCCCGTCCAACACCACGGTCAAGGCACCGGCCGACGTCGCCGACGAGATGGCCAAGTTCCAGGGCTACATGAAGACCGCCGTGACGGTGGACTGGGACGTCATCAACGAGAAGCGCCCGGACTGGAACCAGCGCTGGAACAAGGAAATCGAACGGTAA
- a CDS encoding ABC transporter permease, producing MSAALPDAAPASPGDETPERRVRSAPLFLSAPAALLFVALVLTPLFLTALLSFNQFDYATGRTGGFTVEHYLSVLTDEYYLEIFFRTFRISALATAICVVIGVPEAYILSRMTNPWRSIFLLVILAPLLVSVVVRAFGWSMLLGPEGPVNGALIALGIGRMKLLYTEGTVIVALVHVMLPFMVIPVWTSLQKLDPAVEQAALSFGASRGTAIVRVVAPQILPGILSGSLIVFGLSASAFAIPGLLGGRRLKMVATVVYDQYLSDLNWPMGAAVAVILLAANLIIMLTYHRVVEGHYRRRLG from the coding sequence ATGAGCGCCGCCCTTCCCGACGCCGCACCGGCATCGCCGGGCGATGAGACGCCGGAACGCCGCGTGCGCTCCGCCCCGCTGTTCCTGTCGGCGCCGGCGGCGCTGCTGTTCGTGGCGCTGGTGCTGACGCCGCTGTTCCTGACGGCGCTGCTGTCCTTCAACCAGTTCGACTATGCGACGGGCCGCACCGGCGGCTTCACGGTCGAGCATTACCTGTCGGTCCTGACCGACGAGTATTATCTGGAGATCTTCTTCCGCACCTTCCGGATCTCTGCGCTGGCGACCGCCATCTGCGTGGTGATCGGCGTGCCGGAGGCCTACATCCTCAGCCGGATGACCAACCCATGGCGCTCGATCTTCCTGCTGGTGATCCTGGCGCCGCTGCTGGTTTCCGTCGTCGTCCGCGCCTTCGGCTGGAGCATGCTGCTCGGGCCGGAAGGGCCGGTGAACGGGGCGCTGATCGCGCTCGGCATCGGCAGGATGAAGCTGCTCTACACCGAGGGCACGGTGATCGTGGCGCTGGTCCACGTCATGCTGCCCTTCATGGTCATTCCGGTCTGGACCTCGCTGCAGAAGCTGGACCCGGCGGTGGAGCAGGCGGCGCTGTCCTTCGGCGCCTCGCGCGGGACGGCCATCGTCCGGGTGGTTGCGCCGCAGATCCTGCCCGGCATCCTGTCGGGAAGCCTGATCGTCTTCGGCCTCAGCGCCAGCGCCTTCGCCATTCCCGGCCTGCTGGGCGGGCGGCGGCTGAAGATGGTCGCGACCGTGGTCTACGACCAGTATCTGAGCGACCTGAACTGGCCGATGGGGGCGGCGGTCGCCGTGATCCTGCTGGCCGCCAACCTGATCATCATGCTGACCTACCACCGCGTGGTGGAAGGCCATTACCGCCGCCGGCTGGGGTGA
- a CDS encoding oxidoreductase, which yields MRSLSVGLLGFGLAGSVFHAPLILSEPRLQLKAVASSRTDDIRRSAPGAEATTVEAVIADPGIDLVVIATPNTSHAPLAREALLAGKHVVIDKPMATTAAEADELIALAERQGRLLTVFQNRRWDNDFLTLRACLEKGEVGRPYHYEAHFDRFRPQIKQGWREQTLAGSGVLFDLGAHLIDQALTLFGMPDRILADVGTQRPDAQVDDWFHIVLGYGPMRAILHCGTVVCRPGPRFQLHGDRGSFLKHGMDGQEAALRAGGMPTEADWGLDDPENHALLVQADGLERRVETLRGDYPAFYRGVAAAILDGAPPPVTAGQARDVLTVLEAVRKAAGLPD from the coding sequence ATGAGGAGCCTGTCGGTCGGCCTGCTGGGATTCGGCCTTGCCGGGTCGGTGTTCCACGCGCCGCTGATCCTGAGCGAGCCGCGCCTGCAATTGAAGGCGGTCGCCAGTTCGCGCACCGACGACATCCGCCGCAGCGCACCGGGGGCGGAGGCGACGACGGTCGAGGCGGTGATCGCCGACCCCGGCATCGACCTCGTGGTGATCGCCACCCCCAACACCAGCCACGCCCCCCTGGCGCGCGAGGCGCTGCTGGCCGGCAAGCATGTGGTGATCGACAAGCCGATGGCGACCACCGCGGCGGAGGCCGACGAACTGATCGCGCTGGCCGAGCGGCAGGGGCGGCTGCTGACCGTCTTCCAGAACCGCCGCTGGGACAACGACTTCCTGACGCTGCGCGCCTGCCTGGAGAAGGGCGAGGTCGGCCGTCCCTATCACTATGAGGCGCACTTCGACCGCTTCCGGCCGCAGATCAAGCAGGGCTGGCGGGAGCAGACGCTGGCCGGATCGGGCGTGCTGTTCGATCTGGGCGCGCATCTGATCGATCAGGCGCTGACCCTGTTCGGCATGCCCGACCGCATCCTCGCCGATGTCGGAACCCAGCGGCCCGACGCACAGGTCGACGACTGGTTCCACATCGTGCTGGGCTATGGCCCGATGCGGGCGATCCTCCATTGCGGGACGGTGGTCTGCCGGCCGGGTCCGCGCTTCCAGCTGCATGGCGACCGCGGCAGTTTCCTGAAGCATGGCATGGACGGGCAGGAGGCGGCGCTGCGTGCCGGCGGCATGCCGACCGAGGCGGACTGGGGCCTGGACGATCCGGAGAATCACGCCCTGCTGGTCCAGGCCGACGGTTTGGAGCGCCGGGTGGAGACCCTGCGCGGCGACTATCCCGCCTTCTACCGCGGCGTGGCGGCGGCGATCCTCGACGGCGCGCCGCCGCCGGTGACGGCGGGGCAGGCGCGCGATGTGCTGACGGTTCTGGAGGCGGTGCGCAAGGCCGCGGGGCTGCCGGACTGA
- a CDS encoding PQQ-dependent sugar dehydrogenase has protein sequence MRSTLTLSATLLGALAAPVAASPALAQSGTGPVVKTVQTSAGPVAVSRFADGLERPWGIDFLPDGRALVTEKPGRLRIVARDGSLSAPLDGTPKVRVQGQGGMMDVAVDPQFAQNRTIYLAYAEAGDDGLSGTALGRGTLTDRGIENFQVIFRQSPKVDGGHHYGTRIVFSGDGHIFLTLGERNKMSPAQDRNATLGKVVRLNRDGSPPRDNPFAGEGKVAAAVWSYGHRNIAAAAIDPRTGSLWIAEMGPAGGDELNRPEAGKNYGWPLVSWGNHYDGRDIPDPPTRKEFTDAVMHWTPVISPSGMAFYQGGLFPNWQGSALIGGLSARALVRVAIDGASAKEAERIPLDARIRDVAQGPDGALYVITDASDGAVLRLAPAK, from the coding sequence ATGCGCAGCACCCTGACCCTGTCGGCCACCCTTCTCGGCGCCCTGGCCGCTCCCGTTGCGGCCTCCCCGGCGCTGGCCCAATCGGGCACCGGGCCGGTGGTCAAGACCGTCCAGACCAGCGCCGGCCCGGTGGCGGTCAGCCGGTTCGCCGACGGGCTGGAACGGCCCTGGGGCATCGACTTCCTGCCGGACGGCCGGGCACTGGTGACGGAAAAGCCTGGGCGGCTGCGCATCGTGGCACGCGACGGCTCCCTCTCCGCCCCGCTCGACGGCACGCCGAAGGTGCGGGTCCAGGGTCAGGGCGGGATGATGGACGTGGCGGTCGATCCGCAATTCGCGCAGAACCGGACGATCTATCTCGCCTATGCCGAGGCCGGCGACGACGGCCTGTCCGGGACGGCGCTGGGGCGCGGCACCCTGACCGACCGCGGCATCGAGAATTTCCAGGTGATCTTCCGCCAGTCGCCCAAGGTGGATGGCGGCCACCATTACGGCACCCGCATCGTCTTCTCGGGCGACGGCCACATCTTCCTGACGCTGGGCGAACGTAACAAAATGAGTCCGGCGCAGGACCGCAACGCCACGCTGGGCAAGGTGGTGCGGCTGAACCGCGACGGCTCGCCGCCCAGGGACAACCCCTTCGCCGGGGAAGGCAAGGTGGCGGCCGCGGTCTGGTCCTACGGCCACCGCAACATCGCAGCGGCGGCCATCGACCCGCGCACAGGCTCGCTGTGGATCGCGGAAATGGGACCGGCGGGCGGCGACGAGCTGAACCGGCCGGAGGCCGGCAAGAACTATGGCTGGCCGCTGGTCAGCTGGGGCAATCATTACGACGGCCGCGACATCCCCGACCCGCCGACCCGCAAGGAGTTCACCGATGCGGTGATGCACTGGACGCCGGTGATCTCGCCGTCCGGGATGGCCTTCTACCAGGGCGGCCTGTTCCCGAACTGGCAGGGCAGCGCCCTGATCGGCGGACTCAGCGCCAGGGCGCTGGTCCGGGTCGCCATCGACGGCGCCAGCGCGAAGGAGGCGGAGCGCATTCCGCTCGACGCGCGCATCCGCGATGTGGCACAGGGGCCGGACGGCGCCCTCTATGTGATCACCGACGCTTCGGACGGTGCGGTCCTGCGGCTGGCGCCAGCGAAATAG
- a CDS encoding ABC transporter permease — translation MTRNGPVALFFHALVVIFMLAPLAIVCLVAFTPENTLSLPTKGFSLRWFEAVFHHPDFVQSFWNSLWLAFLAATLAVALAVPASLAITRWEFPGRGFLNALFLSPLIIPHLVLGVAMLRLFAVIGATGSFGWLVAAHIVIVTPYVMRLLIAAISGFDRSVEQAAFSLGASEATVFRRVTLPMILPGVTGGWLIAFINSFDELTMSIFITSPSTVTLPVRMYMYATESIDPMMAAVSALIIGITAVAVLLLDRVYGLDRILVGQH, via the coding sequence ATGACCCGCAACGGACCCGTCGCCCTCTTTTTCCATGCGCTGGTCGTCATCTTCATGCTGGCGCCGCTGGCGATCGTCTGCCTCGTCGCCTTCACGCCGGAGAACACGCTGTCTCTGCCGACCAAGGGCTTTTCGCTGCGCTGGTTCGAGGCGGTGTTCCATCACCCCGACTTCGTCCAGTCCTTCTGGAACAGCCTGTGGCTGGCCTTCCTGGCGGCGACACTGGCGGTGGCGCTGGCGGTTCCGGCCTCTCTCGCCATCACGCGCTGGGAGTTTCCCGGCCGCGGCTTCCTCAACGCGCTGTTCCTGTCGCCGCTGATCATCCCGCATCTGGTGCTGGGCGTCGCCATGCTGCGGCTGTTCGCCGTCATCGGCGCGACGGGCAGCTTCGGCTGGCTGGTGGCCGCCCACATCGTGATCGTCACGCCCTATGTGATGCGCCTGCTGATCGCCGCCATCTCCGGCTTCGACCGCAGCGTGGAGCAGGCGGCCTTCTCGCTGGGCGCCAGCGAGGCGACGGTGTTCCGCCGCGTCACCCTGCCGATGATCCTGCCCGGCGTGACCGGCGGCTGGCTGATCGCCTTCATCAACAGCTTCGACGAGCTGACCATGTCCATCTTCATCACCTCACCGTCCACCGTGACGCTGCCGGTGCGGATGTACATGTACGCCACCGAATCCATCGACCCGATGATGGCGGCGGTGTCGGCTCTGATCATCGGCATCACCGCGGTCGCCGTGCTTCTGCTCGACCGTGTCTATGGGTTGGACCGCATCCTGGTCGGCCAGCACTGA
- a CDS encoding (2Fe-2S)-binding protein: MALLQRVAEQGRRVVRFTLDGRPVEALEGDTVMTAMLTNGERLRRTEFADSPRAGFCMMGACQDCWVRTEEGERLRACGTFIADGMRLLSNGEWTS, encoded by the coding sequence ATGGCTTTGCTGCAGCGTGTGGCCGAACAGGGCCGGCGCGTGGTCCGCTTCACCCTCGACGGGCGCCCGGTGGAGGCGCTGGAGGGCGACACCGTCATGACCGCCATGCTCACCAACGGGGAGCGGCTGCGCCGCACGGAGTTCGCCGACAGCCCGCGCGCCGGCTTCTGCATGATGGGCGCCTGCCAGGATTGCTGGGTGCGGACGGAAGAGGGCGAGCGGCTGCGCGCCTGCGGCACCTTCATCGCCGACGGCATGCGGCTGCTCAGCAATGGGGAGTGGACGTCGTGA
- a CDS encoding GNAT family N-acetyltransferase, with the protein MRIRDYRPSDAPALAQIYARSVRGIGPRFYTPEQVEAWAARAPTVERVREAYGDGRVALVAVDEDDRPVAFSDVEPDGHINFLYCAPEAAGRGTMSALVDLLEERAAALGYRRLHVEASEAARPFLLRRGFTLLARRDLRIDGVPIHNYAMEKRLGKGWS; encoded by the coding sequence ATGAGGATCCGCGATTACCGACCATCAGACGCCCCGGCGCTGGCACAGATCTACGCCCGTTCCGTCCGCGGCATCGGTCCGCGCTTCTACACGCCTGAACAGGTTGAGGCCTGGGCGGCACGGGCGCCGACGGTGGAGCGGGTGCGGGAGGCCTATGGCGACGGGCGCGTCGCCCTGGTCGCGGTGGACGAGGACGACCGGCCGGTCGCCTTCAGCGACGTGGAGCCGGACGGCCACATCAACTTCCTCTACTGCGCGCCGGAGGCGGCCGGCCGCGGCACCATGTCGGCGCTGGTCGACCTGCTGGAGGAACGCGCCGCGGCACTGGGCTATCGCCGCCTGCATGTGGAAGCGAGCGAGGCGGCCCGCCCCTTCCTGCTGCGCCGCGGCTTCACCCTGCTGGCGCGGCGCGATCTCCGGATCGACGGCGTGCCGATCCACAACTACGCGATGGAGAAGCGGCTGGGGAAGGGCTGGAGCTAG
- a CDS encoding NAD(P)/FAD-dependent oxidoreductase: MSGVLPPVIVGAGPAGIRAAERLVAAGLRPVVVDEAARWGGQIYRQPPEGGFTRPKTALYGFEAGKADAVHRAMAAIRDRVDYRPRTLVWNCEAGALDLLCDGGSETLPFSHLILATGATDRVLPFPGWTLPGVFTLGGSQVALKFQGCAVGRRVAFLGTGPLLYLVAYQYLKAGVEVAGVFDTTSFAAQARATPGMLRDPVTLAKGLLFVGWLRTHGVPIHNGVRPVRAEGAERVDALVLRDARGRERRTPCDAVAFGLGLRSETQLADLAGCRFRFDEADRAWLPERDGAGRSSVPGVYLAGDGSGIAGADAAELAGERAALALLEDRRLLVDGARVRELDGRLTRIAAFRRVLNAAFPFPEDWADSLADDTMICRCEGVTAGALREVARSGQAREMNRAKALTRAGMGRCQGRMCSATTAELLSRTLGTGPDGVGRLRAQPPIKPLPIATIIPSPQGGEGTDDGREVA, from the coding sequence GTGAGCGGGGTTCTCCCTCCTGTCATCGTCGGCGCCGGTCCGGCCGGCATCCGCGCGGCGGAGCGGCTGGTCGCCGCCGGGCTGCGCCCGGTGGTGGTGGACGAAGCCGCGCGCTGGGGCGGCCAGATCTACCGCCAGCCGCCGGAAGGAGGCTTCACCCGGCCGAAGACGGCGCTGTACGGGTTCGAGGCGGGCAAGGCCGATGCGGTCCACCGCGCCATGGCGGCGATCCGCGACCGCGTGGACTACCGCCCGCGCACGCTGGTGTGGAACTGCGAGGCCGGCGCGCTCGACCTGCTGTGCGACGGCGGCAGCGAGACTCTGCCCTTCAGCCATCTGATCCTGGCGACCGGCGCCACCGACCGCGTGCTGCCCTTCCCTGGCTGGACGCTGCCCGGCGTCTTCACGCTGGGCGGGTCGCAGGTGGCGCTGAAGTTCCAGGGCTGTGCCGTCGGCCGGCGGGTGGCCTTCCTCGGCACCGGACCGCTGCTCTATCTGGTCGCCTACCAGTATCTGAAGGCTGGGGTCGAGGTGGCGGGGGTGTTCGACACCACCTCCTTCGCTGCGCAGGCGCGCGCCACCCCCGGCATGCTGCGCGACCCGGTGACGCTGGCGAAGGGGCTGCTGTTCGTCGGCTGGCTGCGCACCCATGGCGTGCCGATCCACAACGGCGTCCGACCGGTGCGTGCCGAGGGCGCGGAACGGGTCGATGCGCTGGTCTTGCGCGATGCCCGCGGGCGCGAGCGGCGGACGCCCTGCGACGCCGTTGCCTTCGGTCTCGGCCTGCGGTCCGAGACGCAGCTGGCCGATCTCGCCGGCTGCCGTTTCCGCTTCGACGAGGCCGACCGGGCATGGCTGCCTGAGCGGGACGGGGCCGGGCGCAGCTCGGTTCCCGGCGTCTATCTGGCCGGCGACGGCAGCGGCATCGCCGGAGCCGATGCGGCGGAACTGGCTGGGGAGCGCGCGGCGCTGGCCCTGCTGGAGGATCGCAGGCTGCTGGTGGACGGCGCGCGCGTACGGGAGCTGGACGGCCGTCTCACCCGCATCGCCGCCTTCCGGCGGGTTCTGAACGCCGCTTTCCCGTTCCCGGAGGATTGGGCTGATTCCCTTGCCGACGACACGATGATCTGCCGCTGCGAGGGCGTGACGGCCGGTGCCCTGCGCGAGGTCGCCCGCAGCGGACAGGCCCGTGAGATGAACCGCGCCAAGGCGCTGACCCGCGCCGGCATGGGCCGCTGCCAGGGGCGCATGTGCAGCGCCACCACGGCGGAACTGCTGTCCCGCACGCTCGGCACCGGCCCCGACGGGGTAGGGCGCCTGCGCGCGCAGCCGCCGATCAAGCCTCTCCCTATCGCGACGATTATTCCCTCTCCCCAGGGGGGAGAGGGCACTGACGACGGGCGGGAGGTGGCGTGA
- the groES gene encoding co-chaperone GroES, protein MKFKPLHDRVLVRRVESDTKTKGGIIIPDTAKEKPQEGEVIAIGPGARDEAGKLIALDVKPGDRVLFGKWSGTEVKIDGEDLLIMKESDILGVIEAAAEPAKKAA, encoded by the coding sequence ATGAAGTTCAAACCGCTTCACGACCGCGTTCTGGTCCGCCGCGTCGAATCCGACACCAAGACGAAGGGCGGCATCATCATCCCCGACACCGCCAAGGAAAAGCCGCAGGAGGGCGAGGTGATCGCCATCGGTCCGGGCGCGCGGGACGAGGCCGGCAAGCTGATCGCCCTCGACGTGAAGCCTGGCGACCGCGTGCTGTTCGGCAAATGGTCCGGCACCGAAGTGAAGATCGACGGCGAGGATCTCCTGATCATGAAGGAGAGCGACATCCTCGGCGTGATCGAGGCTGCCGCCGAACCCGCCAAGAAGGCTGCTTGA